One Saimiri boliviensis isolate mSaiBol1 chromosome 17, mSaiBol1.pri, whole genome shotgun sequence genomic window carries:
- the LOC120366910 gene encoding small ribosomal subunit protein uS5, with translation MPVTKLGRLVKDMKIKSLEEIYLFSLPIKESEIIDFFLGASLKDEILKIMPVQKQTRAGQHTRFKACVAIGDYNGHIGLGVKCSKEVATAIRGAIILAKLSIVPVRRGYWGNKIGKPHTVPCKVTGRCGSVLVRLIPAPRGTGIVSAPVPKKLLMMAGIDDCYTSARGCTATLGNFAKATFDAISKTYSYLTPDLWKETVFTKSPYQEFTDHLIKTHTRVSIQRTQAPVVATT, from the coding sequence ATGCCTGTCACCAAGTTGGGCCGCCTGGTCAAAGACATGAAGATCAAATCTCTGGAAGAGATCtatctcttctctctgcccattAAGGAATCTGAGATCATTGACTTTTTCCTGGGGGCCTCTCTCAAGGATGAGATTTTGAAGATTATGCCGGTGCAGAAGCAGACCCGTGCTGGCCAGCACACCAGGTTCAAGGCGTGTGTTGCTATTGGGGACTATAATGGTCACATCGGTCTGGGTGTTAAGTGTTCCAAGGAGGTGGCCACTGCCATCCGTGGGGCCATCATCCTAGCCAAGCTCTCCATTGTCCCTGTGCGCAGAGGCTACTGGGGGAACAAGATTGGCAAGCCCCACACCGTCCCTTGCAAGGTGACAGGCCGCTGTGGTTCTGTGCTGGTGCGCCTCATCCCTGCGCCCAGGGGCACTGGCATCGTCTCAGCACCTGTGCCCAAGAAGCTGCTCATGATGGCTGGTATCGATGACTGCTACACCTCAGCTAGGGGTTGCACTGCCACCTTGGGCAACTTTGCCAAGGCTACGTTTGATGCCATCTCTAAGACTTACAGCTACCTGACCCCTGATCTCTGGAAGGAGACTGTATTCACCAAGTCTCCCTACCAGGAATTCACGGACCACCTCATCAAGACCCACACCAGAGTCTCCATACAGAGGACCCAAGCTCCAGTTGTGGCTACAACATAG